The DNA segment GTCCACCGTCGCCTTCAAGTACCCGATCCGGTCGCCCACGTCGTAGCGGTTCCCTTCAAAGACATAGGCATAGAGCCCCTTGCCGCAATCGCTGTGGAGCGCGTGCAAGGCGTCGGTCAACTGGATCTCGCCGCCCTTTCCAGGCGCCTGATTTTCGAGGATGCAGAAGACCTCCGGTTCGATCACATACCGTCCCATGACCGCCAGATCCGATGGGGTCTTCTCTGGCTCCGGTTTTTCCACGATGGCGTCCAGCTTCCACAGATTCGGCCCCGCCTCGGCGGCCAGCGAAACCATCCCATACCGGCGACTGTGCTCCCGGGGGATGGGCTGCACCCCGACGACGGTGCCCCGCACCTGGTGGTAGGCGTCGATCAGTTGGCCGATACAGGGCTTGTTGGAATGGATCACGTCATCGCCCAACAGCACGGCGAAGGGTTCGTGACCGATGAAAGAACGGGCGCAGTAGATGGCATGGCCGAGCCCGAGTGGTTCCTTCTGGCGCACATAGTGAATGTCGGCCAGACTGCCAATCTGTTTTACCGTATCCAGTAGCTCCCATTTTTCCCGCTCTTCCAGAAAGACCTCGAGCTCCACCGAACGGTCGAAATGATCCTCAATCGCCCGTTTGTTGCGACCGGTCACGATCAGGATATCCTCAATCCCGGCGGCAATCGCTTCTTCGATGATGAACTGGATCGTCGGTTTGTCGATGATGGGCAGCATCTCTTTGGGCTGGGCTTTGGTAGCCGGCAGAAAGCGAGTGCCCAACCCTGCGGCCGGGATGATCGCTTTGCGAACCTTCTTGTGCACGTCGTCGTTCCCACTTTCCTGCGTTAATGGTACAGATCCGTTTTGGATAGTCCTTTCGGTATCGCGGCTTTCTCTCAGTATATGTCAGTTCTTTTTGCTTTACATCACTTTTTTCGACAGGATTGTATTTTTCTGCAGGTAATTCAGCATCCCCAGCGCCAGCCCCGTTCCGAGGGCCACACAGGAGATGGCCTCTTCCGCC comes from the Heliomicrobium gestii genome and includes:
- the galU gene encoding UTP--glucose-1-phosphate uridylyltransferase GalU, which produces MHKKVRKAIIPAAGLGTRFLPATKAQPKEMLPIIDKPTIQFIIEEAIAAGIEDILIVTGRNKRAIEDHFDRSVELEVFLEEREKWELLDTVKQIGSLADIHYVRQKEPLGLGHAIYCARSFIGHEPFAVLLGDDVIHSNKPCIGQLIDAYHQVRGTVVGVQPIPREHSRRYGMVSLAAEAGPNLWKLDAIVEKPEPEKTPSDLAVMGRYVIEPEVFCILENQAPGKGGEIQLTDALHALHSDCGKGLYAYVFEGNRYDVGDRIGYLKATVDYALQRDDLAEEFRAYLQEVLQRRGQ